The Amycolatopsis sp. DG1A-15b genome window below encodes:
- a CDS encoding PfkB family carbohydrate kinase, whose product MRPLVVLGDTLLDVDAEGTAERLCPEAPVPVVDLTARRRRPGGAGLAALLAARSAAEVVLVTPLGGDEGGHALTGLLEPDVTVLPLPLRGTTVCKTRIRAGGQSLLRLDSGDGTATADPLPARAHDVLADAGAILVADYGRGLTRNPDVRRLLRELAERIPVVWDPHPRGAQPVPGTRLVTPNLAEARAVLAGHEEPAELAKLLRGHWHADAVAVTVGARGAVLADGLGETTVPIPAAARTPGHTAPDTCGAGDRFAAAATAALLGGADTTEAVVTAVEAAARFVAAGGATALSTDDGPVPDPQPATDAFGLAERIRGTGGRLIATGGCFDLLHPGHVSLLRQARALGDALVVCLNSDESVRGLKGPGRPLVRDRDRARLLSALSFVDAVAVFDEPSPTAVLEKLRPDVWVKGGDYAEADLPEREVVERHGGEVVLVPTVPGYSTSRLVAAAASA is encoded by the coding sequence GTGAGGCCGTTGGTCGTTCTCGGCGACACGCTGCTGGACGTCGACGCCGAAGGCACCGCCGAACGGCTGTGCCCGGAGGCGCCGGTGCCGGTGGTCGACCTGACGGCCCGGCGCCGCCGCCCCGGTGGGGCCGGCCTGGCCGCGTTGCTGGCCGCGCGGTCGGCGGCCGAGGTCGTCCTGGTCACGCCGCTCGGCGGCGACGAAGGCGGCCACGCGCTCACCGGGCTGCTGGAACCGGACGTCACCGTGCTGCCGCTGCCGCTGCGCGGCACGACGGTGTGCAAGACCCGGATCCGCGCGGGCGGGCAGTCGTTGCTGCGCCTGGATTCCGGCGACGGCACGGCGACCGCCGACCCGCTGCCCGCCCGGGCGCACGACGTCCTGGCCGACGCCGGTGCGATCCTCGTGGCCGACTACGGCCGCGGCCTGACGCGCAACCCGGACGTCCGGCGGCTCCTGCGGGAGCTGGCCGAACGGATCCCGGTGGTGTGGGACCCGCACCCCCGCGGCGCGCAGCCGGTACCCGGGACGCGGCTGGTCACGCCGAACCTCGCCGAAGCGCGCGCGGTGCTCGCCGGGCACGAGGAACCGGCCGAGCTCGCCAAGCTGCTGCGCGGCCACTGGCACGCCGACGCGGTCGCGGTCACCGTCGGCGCCCGCGGCGCGGTGCTCGCCGACGGCCTCGGCGAAACGACTGTCCCGATCCCCGCGGCGGCCCGGACTCCCGGCCACACCGCGCCGGACACCTGCGGTGCGGGCGACCGGTTCGCGGCCGCGGCCACCGCCGCCCTGCTCGGCGGCGCCGACACGACCGAAGCCGTGGTGACCGCCGTCGAGGCGGCCGCCCGGTTCGTCGCCGCCGGCGGCGCGACCGCGCTGTCCACCGACGACGGCCCGGTGCCCGACCCGCAGCCGGCGACCGACGCCTTCGGCCTCGCCGAGCGGATCCGCGGAACCGGCGGCCGCCTGATCGCCACCGGCGGCTGCTTCGACCTGCTGCACCCCGGGCACGTGAGCCTGCTGCGGCAGGCCCGCGCCCTCGGCGACGCGCTGGTCGTCTGCCTCAATTCCGACGAGTCGGTGCGGGGCCTGAAGGGGCCCGGCCGCCCGCTGGTCCGCGACCGCGACCGCGCCCGGCTCCTCTCCGCTTTGTCCTTTGTGGACGCCGTCGCCGTCTTCGACGAGCCCTCGCCCACCGCCGTCCTGGAGAAGCTGCGGCCGGACGTGTGGGTGAAAGGCGGCGACTACGCGGAAGCGGACCTGCCCGAACGCGAAGTGGTCGAACGGCACGGCGGCGAAGTCGTGCTCGTCCCGACCGTGCCCGGCTACTCGACCTCCCGGCTGGTCGCCGCGGCGGCCAGCGCCTGA
- a CDS encoding SDR family oxidoreductase, whose product MRPLGNVLITGGASGLGAATVDAVRKAGGTPYVLDRVRPDDPAEYVEADLTDTAATEAAVRELAERAGGLDGVFTAAGTDACGPLGEVPTEDWERVVKVNLFGTAAVIRAALPYLERSHGTVVTVASTLGIKAVSDATAYCASKFGVVGFTRALAAELAGRVGVTLLVPGGMWTHFFDDRTDQYKPPPDAKLNQPEHVAGTVVFALQQPPGAEVRELVVCASEEGSWP is encoded by the coding sequence ATGCGACCCCTCGGCAACGTCCTGATCACCGGTGGCGCGTCCGGCCTCGGCGCCGCCACCGTCGACGCCGTCCGCAAGGCCGGTGGCACCCCGTACGTCCTCGACCGGGTCCGCCCGGACGACCCGGCCGAATACGTCGAAGCCGACCTGACCGACACCGCCGCGACCGAGGCCGCGGTGCGGGAGCTCGCCGAGCGCGCGGGCGGCCTGGACGGCGTCTTCACCGCCGCCGGCACCGACGCCTGCGGCCCGCTCGGCGAAGTGCCCACCGAAGACTGGGAACGGGTCGTCAAGGTGAACCTGTTCGGCACGGCCGCGGTGATCCGGGCCGCGCTCCCCTACCTGGAACGTTCGCACGGCACAGTCGTCACCGTCGCGTCCACCCTGGGCATCAAGGCGGTGAGCGACGCGACCGCCTACTGCGCCTCGAAGTTCGGCGTCGTCGGCTTCACCCGCGCGCTCGCCGCCGAGCTGGCCGGGCGCGTCGGCGTCACCCTGCTCGTCCCCGGCGGGATGTGGACGCACTTCTTCGACGACCGCACCGACCAGTACAAGCCGCCGCCGGACGCGAAGCTCAACCAGCCCGAGCACGTCGCCGGCACCGTCGTGTTCGCGCTGCAGCAGCCGCCGGGCGCCGAGGTCCGGGAACTGGTCGTGTGCGCGTCCGAGGAGGGGTCGTGGCCGTGA
- a CDS encoding SIS domain-containing protein has protein sequence MEDHLAALAEAAGRARESAPKITAWGRHLAGVFEAGGKLLACGNGGSAAEAQHLTGELVGRFRHERRPLSAIALHADTSATTAIVNDYGDHEVFARQVHAHGRPGDVLVCLSTSGGSQNVVAAAKAAHELGVTTWALTGPAPNPLAALCDDAVTVEAPSVATVQEMHLALVHGLCAALDNALGVTA, from the coding sequence ATGGAAGACCATCTCGCCGCGCTGGCCGAGGCCGCCGGCCGGGCCCGCGAATCCGCCCCCAAGATAACCGCGTGGGGCCGGCACCTCGCCGGGGTCTTCGAGGCCGGCGGCAAGCTGCTCGCCTGCGGCAACGGGGGCAGCGCGGCCGAAGCCCAGCACCTGACCGGCGAGCTCGTCGGCCGGTTCCGCCACGAACGCCGCCCCCTTTCGGCGATCGCGCTGCACGCGGACACGTCCGCGACCACGGCGATCGTCAACGACTACGGCGACCACGAGGTCTTCGCCCGCCAGGTGCACGCGCACGGGCGGCCGGGCGACGTGCTGGTGTGCCTGTCCACCAGCGGCGGCAGTCAGAACGTCGTCGCCGCCGCGAAGGCCGCGCACGAGCTCGGCGTGACGACGTGGGCGCTGACCGGGCCGGCCCCCAACCCCCTCGCCGCCCTGTGCGACGACGCCGTGACGGTCGAAGCGCCGAGCGTCGCGACCGTGCAGGAAATGCACTTGGCGCTGGTGCACGGCCTGTGCGCGGCCCTCGACAACGCGCTCGGGGTGACCGCGTGA
- a CDS encoding glycosyltransferase family 9 protein, with product MAVSAAVLVLRALGVGDLLTAVPALRALRAAYPGDRLVLAAPESLRDLVELIDAIDELLPTPKLGELAWSGPPPRLAVNLHGSGPESIHDLLAADPAELLTHRHPDFPDVPGLDWRDDVHEVDRWCRLVEYHHLEADRSALALPVSPGSSPAPDAVVVHPGAAFPARRWPPGRFATVVRDLAARGHRVVLTGSAGERDLALSIAEAAGLGDDAVLAGRTGLAELAALVAGAALVVCGDTGVGHLATAFGTPSVLLFGPTPPRLWGPPPSARQHVVLWAGNVGNPHGEEPDGGLLLLGEERVLAATRSALEMRVAHG from the coding sequence GTGGCCGTGAGTGCCGCGGTCCTCGTGCTGCGCGCGCTCGGCGTGGGGGACCTGCTGACGGCGGTGCCCGCGTTGCGCGCCCTGCGTGCGGCGTACCCGGGCGACCGGCTGGTGCTGGCGGCGCCGGAAAGCCTGCGGGACCTGGTGGAGCTGATCGACGCGATCGACGAGCTGCTGCCGACCCCGAAGCTCGGCGAGCTCGCCTGGTCCGGCCCGCCGCCGCGGCTCGCGGTGAACCTGCACGGCAGCGGCCCGGAGAGCATCCACGACCTGCTCGCCGCCGACCCCGCCGAGCTGCTGACCCACCGCCACCCCGACTTCCCCGACGTGCCCGGCCTCGACTGGCGCGACGACGTGCACGAGGTGGACCGCTGGTGCCGGCTCGTCGAATACCACCACCTGGAGGCGGACCGGTCGGCGCTGGCCCTGCCCGTGTCGCCGGGCTCGAGCCCGGCCCCGGACGCCGTCGTGGTGCACCCCGGCGCGGCGTTCCCGGCCCGGCGCTGGCCGCCCGGGCGGTTCGCGACGGTCGTCCGGGACCTGGCCGCGCGCGGGCACCGGGTCGTGCTCACCGGCAGCGCCGGCGAACGCGACCTGGCGCTTTCGATCGCCGAAGCGGCCGGGCTCGGCGACGACGCCGTGCTGGCCGGGCGCACCGGCCTGGCGGAACTGGCCGCGCTGGTGGCCGGGGCGGCCCTTGTCGTCTGCGGCGACACCGGTGTCGGGCACCTCGCCACGGCGTTCGGCACGCCGTCGGTGCTGCTGTTCGGCCCGACCCCGCCCCGGCTGTGGGGCCCGCCGCCGTCCGCCCGCCAGCACGTCGTGCTGTGGGCCGGGAACGTCGGCAACCCGCACGGCGAGGAGCCCGACGGCGGGCTGCTGCTGCTCGGCGAGGAGCGCGTGCTGGCCGCGACGCGGTCGGCTCTCGAAATGCGGGTGGCCCATGGCTGA